A region of Reichenbachiella carrageenanivorans DNA encodes the following proteins:
- a CDS encoding XRE family transcriptional regulator — translation MGVAKVNDNIKFLRKKFGYTQETFAEAIGIKRSLVGAYEEGRADPRLNNLLRMSEVFNVSVDTLISKVVSELSDDELHQSDAGGSARVLAITVDQDDNENIELIPQKASAGYMNGYADPTYIENMPKFQLPMLPKNATYRAFELSGDSMLPLQPGTVIIGEYIENIAHIKNGKTYVLLSKEEGIVYKRVFNYVDENGKLFLVSDNKSYSPYQVDAKDILEVWESKAYISINFPDANGKGDLTMEELSGIVKNLQNEIIKLKDAK, via the coding sequence ATGGGAGTAGCTAAGGTAAACGACAACATAAAGTTCTTAAGAAAGAAATTTGGGTACACGCAAGAGACATTTGCAGAAGCGATTGGTATCAAACGATCGCTAGTAGGGGCTTATGAAGAGGGGCGTGCTGATCCTCGGCTCAACAACCTACTTCGCATGTCTGAAGTGTTTAATGTGAGTGTAGATACATTGATTAGTAAAGTGGTCAGTGAGTTGTCTGATGATGAGCTGCACCAGTCGGATGCGGGAGGGAGTGCTCGTGTGCTTGCCATTACGGTAGACCAAGACGATAATGAGAATATTGAACTCATTCCTCAGAAGGCCTCAGCTGGCTATATGAATGGCTATGCAGATCCTACCTATATCGAAAATATGCCTAAGTTTCAATTGCCCATGTTGCCCAAAAATGCAACCTATCGCGCTTTTGAATTGTCTGGTGATTCTATGCTGCCCTTGCAGCCAGGGACGGTAATAATAGGCGAATACATAGAGAATATTGCCCATATCAAAAATGGAAAAACCTATGTGTTGCTGAGCAAAGAAGAAGGAATTGTATACAAGCGTGTATTCAACTATGTCGATGAAAATGGTAAGTTGTTTCTCGTTTCGGACAATAAGTCCTATTCTCCATATCAAGTAGACGCCAAAGATATTTTAGAAGTATGGGAGTCAAAAGCTTACATTAGTATCAATTTTCCAGATGCTAATGGCAAAGGAGACTTAACTATGGAAGAACTATCAGGTATTGTAAAAAACCTTCAGAACGAAATTATCAAGCTGAAAGATGCTAAGTAA
- a CDS encoding DEAD/DEAH box helicase yields MKFKEVGIHPPVLDGVDAMGFENTTPIQEKAIPIILEKKDLIACAQTGTGKTAAFLLPTMQQIHDQADHGNIDALVVVPTRELAIQIDQQIQGLGYFVDISSVAVYGGGDGVSWEVQKKALLKGANIVIATPGRMIAHLNQEYVDLSKVKHFILDEADRMLDMGFYDDLKKIMKFIPKDCQRLMFSATMPPKIRTLAKEILNEPEEVSIAISKPSENILQGAFMIHDGQKSALIHHIFSAKKMDSVIVFLSRKSEVDKIAREISKLGVNAAPIHSGLEQSKRESVLQDFINKKINVLVATDVMSRGIDIKGIDMVINYNVPGDAADYVHRIGRTGRADANGVAFTFVNEEDMYNFSNIETLIGKEIQKIRLPEHIGEGPVYNPKQRSFKPRGGSSGGSKGKRRPPKK; encoded by the coding sequence TTGAAATTTAAAGAAGTTGGTATTCATCCTCCCGTATTGGATGGAGTAGATGCCATGGGTTTTGAAAATACGACTCCGATTCAGGAGAAAGCTATTCCCATCATATTAGAAAAGAAAGATCTCATCGCTTGCGCGCAAACGGGTACAGGTAAGACCGCCGCCTTTTTGCTGCCTACAATGCAGCAAATCCACGATCAGGCCGATCATGGAAATATTGATGCATTGGTGGTCGTCCCTACTCGGGAGCTAGCCATTCAGATCGACCAACAGATCCAAGGGTTGGGGTATTTTGTAGACATTAGTTCTGTCGCTGTATATGGTGGTGGAGATGGTGTCAGCTGGGAGGTGCAGAAAAAGGCACTGCTCAAAGGAGCCAATATCGTCATCGCTACACCAGGCCGTATGATCGCCCACCTCAACCAAGAGTATGTAGACCTATCGAAGGTGAAGCATTTCATCTTGGACGAAGCCGATCGTATGCTCGATATGGGATTTTATGATGACCTCAAAAAGATCATGAAGTTCATTCCTAAGGATTGTCAGCGGCTCATGTTTTCGGCTACCATGCCACCAAAGATCCGTACGCTCGCCAAGGAGATACTAAACGAGCCAGAAGAAGTCAGTATTGCGATATCTAAGCCCTCAGAGAATATTCTTCAAGGTGCATTTATGATTCACGATGGACAGAAATCTGCTTTGATTCACCATATATTCTCTGCCAAGAAAATGGACAGTGTGATTGTATTCCTTTCTCGCAAGAGCGAAGTGGACAAGATCGCACGTGAGATCTCCAAGCTAGGGGTGAATGCGGCACCTATTCACTCTGGACTAGAGCAGTCCAAGCGCGAGTCGGTATTACAAGACTTTATCAATAAGAAAATCAACGTACTCGTAGCTACAGATGTGATGAGCCGTGGTATCGATATCAAAGGGATCGATATGGTGATCAACTACAATGTACCAGGCGATGCCGCAGATTATGTGCATAGAATTGGTCGTACAGGACGGGCTGATGCCAATGGTGTAGCCTTTACGTTCGTAAACGAAGAGGACATGTACAACTTCTCCAATATCGAAACACTGATCGGAAAGGAAATACAGAAGATAAGGCTGCCAGAGCACATCGGCGAAGGACCAGTGTATAATCCAAAGCAGCGATCGTTTAAGCCAAGAGGCGGTAGCAGTGGTGGAAGCAAAGGAAAACGCAGACCTCCAAAGAAATAA
- a CDS encoding sensor histidine kinase has product MKLLTRTNRQYILFSIIAYLVIAIVFYSVTEYVIYEEVEYRLKVERQDFEHYVAEQGVWEASCYFVENKIELKEVKDTLTPLVEFADTLFVSRYSDQIDPFRQYSFYTTIGDQPYEVNIRKSLIESNKLLTFITTTMLILVSFGLIILILLQRRISKKVWKPFYQSLSNLKAFEISQGAGLTMDNTDIYEFNELNEVLEKMTNKIAVDYQNLKEFTENAAHEIQTPLALITTRIEELIQGKNFTDKQMYWIEDIHKSTIRLSKLHQGLLLLSKIDNGQFYTHETVNLNELIQSKLNEYEEFTDIKELKVAFNSISDLITEINPTLADILIGNLIKNTIKHNQPSGYIKITTQKKRLEISNTGSTLEVRPEQLFERFKKHNQSSASLGLGLAIVKKICEYYNVNIRYINNADIHTITLDFPT; this is encoded by the coding sequence GTCTTTTATTCCGTTACAGAATATGTCATTTACGAAGAGGTTGAATATCGACTCAAGGTCGAAAGGCAAGATTTTGAGCACTATGTTGCCGAACAGGGTGTATGGGAAGCCAGCTGCTATTTTGTGGAAAACAAAATTGAACTAAAAGAAGTCAAGGATACGCTCACTCCATTAGTTGAATTTGCTGATACTTTATTTGTAAGCCGATACAGTGACCAAATTGACCCATTCCGCCAATATAGCTTTTACACCACCATAGGAGATCAGCCTTACGAAGTCAACATCAGAAAATCACTCATAGAATCCAATAAGCTCCTTACGTTTATAACTACAACCATGCTTATCCTTGTGAGTTTCGGGCTAATCATTTTGATCCTGCTGCAGCGACGCATATCCAAGAAAGTCTGGAAACCTTTTTACCAATCATTATCGAATTTGAAAGCATTTGAAATTAGTCAGGGCGCTGGGCTAACTATGGACAATACTGATATTTACGAGTTTAACGAACTCAATGAAGTATTAGAAAAAATGACTAACAAAATCGCTGTAGATTATCAAAACTTAAAAGAGTTTACTGAAAATGCAGCACACGAAATTCAAACACCACTAGCTCTAATCACCACTCGCATTGAAGAATTGATTCAAGGGAAAAACTTCACTGATAAACAAATGTATTGGATAGAGGACATTCACAAATCTACTATTCGGCTATCCAAATTGCATCAAGGGCTGCTGCTGCTTTCCAAAATTGACAATGGTCAATTTTACACTCATGAAACTGTGAATCTCAATGAGCTAATCCAATCCAAACTAAATGAATATGAGGAATTTACAGACATTAAGGAACTCAAAGTTGCCTTCAATAGCATCAGTGACCTAATAACAGAGATCAACCCCACACTGGCAGATATACTGATAGGCAATTTGATTAAAAACACTATCAAGCACAATCAGCCATCAGGCTATATCAAGATTACGACACAAAAGAAAAGGTTAGAAATATCTAATACTGGAAGTACATTAGAAGTGAGACCTGAACAACTATTTGAACGATTCAAGAAACATAACCAATCGTCTGCTTCTCTAGGACTCGGTTTAGCAATAGTGAAAAAAATATGCGAGTATTATAATGTTAACATCCGATATATCAACAACGCAGACATACATACGATCACTCTTGATTTTCCTACATAA